One Solanum lycopersicum chromosome 4, SLM_r2.1 DNA window includes the following coding sequences:
- the LOC101262209 gene encoding transcription initiation factor TFIID subunit 4b gives MDPSIMKLLEEDEDETMHSGADVEAFTAALNRDIGGDNSQSQPSDSDSVPLSQGSSYTSNQFAPWQTANHDENASRCNLQDSETIQPKEENVSDMQLKRLDTDSQNQQQKNDSSQEINSLPVQHISQDSYQTTEVEQDTLHSSRAVNMPNPEKNTQNPESPHLNLQGTNNLQPMQSLTTGTSSLPRVATVASNQSESATGSISQAAMNIAKQGKQVPFAMLFPHIQPQLDKDRAAQLQTLYVKLKKNEISKESFVRNMRSIIGDQMLKMAVYKFQSQASKNSQSVPGQFPQSQASQQQHSLMPADDSSNMAIESKAQKLHEVENQADLRGAQGSQMSSSSLTAVKQERDHTPFPIQGLNRQQQQHLHFSQASFPTFANAGNNYSAYSASNVNSSTTQPLKQQSDDAQMRQISVQQNRNATQFGVPAQAMGIMSAPKFEKQNTFGEAKRLPGGGLNMSSTSRIQQTSVQWQPSANKEQKSILSSPMTNPKPEPIDHFHDQLQRSQLSPFSSVQVDQGNSTSESSRDESIEQTSRIGLSSTTSMKPSNSASSSMSSHMDTSTLLTSRTLSVTSPLGLGNNGKTPVKKPSIGQKKPLDALGSSPPPSGKKQKVSGGFLDQSIEQLNDVTAVSGVNLREEEEQLFSGPKEDSRVSEASRRVVQEEEERLILQKIPLQKKLTEIMAKCGLKSMSSDVERCLSLCVEERMRGLISSLIRLSKQRVDIEKSRHRTIVTSDVREEIMSINRKAREEWERKQADVEKLQKANEPEGSTGVDGDKEKDEGRGKSIKVNKEEDDKMRTTAANVAARAAVGGDDMLSKWQLMAEQARQKREGGGDVASGSQPGKDVTRKNLPAPPRSSRDPQEAEKRIQSSAIAPPGVVRRAVRTQGIITQTRIARSITVKDVIAVLEREPQMSKSTLIYRLYEKARSNASSAESS, from the exons TGCCATTGTCTCAAGGAAGCAGTTATACCTCAAATCAGTTTGCCCCATGGCAAACTGCTAACCATGACGAAAATGCCAGTCGTTGTAACCTTCAAGATTCAGAGACCATCCAGCCAAAGGAGGAAAATGTGTCTGATATGCAGTTGAAGAGACTTGATACAGATTCTCAGAATCAGCAGCAAAAAAATGATTCATCACAGGAGATCAATTCCCTTCCCGTGCAGCATATATCCCAGGACAGTTATCAAACCACAGAGGTTGAACAGGACACACTTCATTCTTCTAGAGCAGTGAATATGCCGAATCCTGAAAAGAATACGCAAAATCCAGAATCTCCACATCTGAATTTACAGGGAACAAATAATTTACAGCCCATGCAGAGTTTGACAACAGGAACTAGTAGTCTGCCACGTGTGGCAACAGTGGCAAGTAATCAGTCAGAATCTGCAACTGGGTCGATCAGCCAAGCAGCAATGAATATAGCTAAACAGGGAAAACAAGTTCCTTTTGCGATGCTTTTCCCTCACATACAACCCCAACTTGATAAGGACAGGGCAGCGCAGCTCCAGACACTTTACGTTAAACTCAAA aaaaatgaaatttcCAAGGAAAGTTTTGTAAGGAACATGAGAAGTATAATTGGTGACCAGATGCTCAAAATGGCTGTATATAAATTTCAATCTCAG GCATCGAAAAACTCACAGTCCGTTCCCGGTCAATTTCCTCAGTCTCAGGCTTCACAGCAGCAACATTCGCTTATGCCAGCCGATG ATTCTAGCAATATGGCAATTGAGAGTAAAGCTCAAAAGTTGCACGAGGTGGAAAACCAAGCCGATCTGCGTGGAGCCCAAGGAAGCCAGATGTCTTCTTCTAGTTTGACTGCTGTAAAACAAGAAAGGGATCACACACCATTTCCAATTCAGGGACTTAACAGACAACAGCAACAACATTTACACTTCTCACAGGCATCTTTTCCCACATTTGCAAATGCAGGGAACAATTACAGTGCATATTCTGCATCTAATGTCAACTCTTCAACAACACAACCTCTTAAACAGCAATCTGATGATGCACAAATGAGACAAATTTCAGTTCAACAGAACAGAAATGCAACTCAGTTTGGAGTGCCAGCACAAGCCATGGGAATAATGAGTGCCCCTAAGTTTGAAAAGCAAAACACTTTTGGCGAAGCCAAAAGATTACCTGGTGGGGGTCTTAATATGTCAAGTACTTCAAGAATCCAGCAGACCTCAGTGCAGTGGCAACCCTCTGCCAATAAAGAGCAGAAAAGCATTCTTTCATCACCAATGACCAATCCAAAGCCTGAACCAATTGATCATTTCCATGACCAGCTACAAAGATCCCAGTTATCGCCCTTCTCCTCTGTTCAAGTGGATCAAGGAAATTCCACTTCGGAAAGTTCAAGGGATGAATCTATTGAACAGACCTCCAGAATTGGTTTATCATCAACGACTAGCATGAAACCTTCAAATTCAGCCTCGTCTTCCATGTCATCTCATATGGACACTAGCACATTG TTAACTTCTCGGACACTTTCTGTGACATCTCCGCTTGGGCTAGGAAACAACGGAAAGACTCCTGTGAAAAAGCCTTCCATTGGACAGAAGAAGCCCCTTGATGCGCTAGGTTCCTCACCTCCACCTTCGGG AAAGAAGCAAAAGGTGTCGGGAGGTTTCCTAGATCAGAGCATTGAACAACTTAATGATGTTACTGCTGTTAGTGGGGTTAATCTAAGG GAAGAGGAAGAGCAACTATTTTCTGGGCCCAAGGAGGACAGTCGAGTTTCTGAAGCATCTCGTCGAGTTGTgcaagaagaagaggaaaggtTGATTTTGCAGAAAATTCCACTTCAGAAGAAATTGACAGAAATCA TGGCAAAATGTGGTTTAAAGAGTATGAGCAGTGATGTCGAACGGTGCTTGTCGTTG TGTGTGGAGGAAAGAATGCGTGGACTCATAAGTAGTCTCATCAGACTGTCAAAACAG AGAGTTGACATTGAGAAGTCAAGACACAGAACAATTGTCACCTCAGATGTTCGTGAAGAAATCATGTCAATCAATCGAAAAGCCCGGGAAGAATGGGAAAGGAAACAAGCTGATGTGGAGAAACTCCAAAAGGCAAATGAA CCTGAAGGTAGTACTGGAGTTGACGGTGATAAGGAGAAGGATGAGGGTCGCGGGAAATCAATAAAG GTAAACAAGGAAGAAGATGATAAGATGCGAACTACAGCTGCAAATGTTGCTGCTCGAGCTGCTGTTGGAGGGGATGACATGTTGTCAAAGTGGCAATTAATGGCTGAGCAGGCAAGACAAAAGCGTGAAGGGGGAGGTGATGTGGCTTCTGGTTCACAGCCTGGTAAAGATGTGACTAGGAAGAATTTACCAGCTCCCCCAAGGAGCTCAAGGGACCCCCAAGAAGCTGAGAAAAGGATCCAGTCATCTGCAATAGCCCCACCTG GTGTTGTGAGAAGAGCCGTAAGAACTCAAGGGATAATAACACAAACTAGGATTGCTCGCAGTATTACTGTAAAAGATGTGATCGCCGTCCTAGAAAGAGAACCTCAAATGTCTAAGTCTACACTGATATACCGCTTGTATGAGAAAGCTCGTTCCAATGCTTCATCAGCTGAATCATCCTGA
- the LOC101262513 gene encoding uncharacterized protein, with translation MAISDTVVGNLTTLYLLVIAAMKAYGLMTGRSYGGVFVLIVSTAVVGTVLILSLTWDVSRKVTRCALTRDRHLTLNRNQPRHHSDELCRGGICWHGVAVRSPASQFRFRLPQHHPR, from the coding sequence ATGGCGATTTCGGATACTGTAGTGGGGAATTTAACGACGTTGTACCTGTTAGTGATAGCGGCAATGAAGGCGTACGGATTGATGACAGGACGGAGCTACGGCGGAGTTTTTGTGCTGATTGTGTCAACAGCTGTTGTAGGTACTgtgttgattttgagtttgacGTGGGATGTGTCACGTAAGGTTACTAGGTGTGCTTTGACACGCGATCGTCATCTTACTCTGAATCGGAATCAGCCACGTCATCATTCCGATGAGTTGTGTAGAGGTGGTATATGTTGGCACGGCGTTGCTGTTAGATCTCCGGCGTCGCAGTTTCGGTTCCGGCTTCCTCAGCACCACCCTCGCTAG